From Halalkalicoccus subterraneus, the proteins below share one genomic window:
- a CDS encoding type II toxin-antitoxin system RelE/ParE family toxin, whose product MASKARIDLETLSTDEQDHILDKLEEIVDSPWRDPPEYGEPLQNSPYKKRRLGEFRLSVTVRRGEQRRIVAHIKRRGGAYTADDD is encoded by the coding sequence CTGGCCTCAAAGGCCCGAATCGATCTCGAGACACTCTCTACTGACGAACAAGATCATATTCTGGACAAGCTTGAGGAGATCGTCGATTCTCCATGGCGTGACCCGCCGGAGTACGGGGAACCACTGCAGAACAGTCCATACAAGAAGAGACGTCTCGGCGAGTTTCGGCTCTCTGTGACCGTCCGACGAGGTGAACAGCGCCGTATCGTCGCCCACATCAAACGACGTGGAGGTGCGTACACCGCTGACGACGACTGA